A genomic region of Clavibacter michiganensis subsp. insidiosus contains the following coding sequences:
- the purU gene encoding formyltetrahydrofolate deformylase — MTDQATPARPPHRVLVFSCDDRPGIVHAIAGAIVEAGGDITESQQFSSADTGRFFMRLQIQSAADDDRLADALAAVVERYDATWHLDEVGRPLRTLVLGSTAEHCVNDLLFRQRAGQLPVEIPLVLSNHGRLADLAGFYGVPFEHVPVTDDASKRAFEDRVIRAVEEHDIELVVLARYMQILSPELCARLSGRIINIHHSFLPGFKGANPYKQAHARGVKLIGATAHFVTSDLDEGPIVEQNVVRVDHSRSARELMAIGQDEESRTLTQAVRWFAEHRVLLDGARTIIFR, encoded by the coding sequence ATGACCGACCAGGCCACCCCCGCGCGTCCGCCGCACCGCGTCCTCGTCTTCTCCTGCGACGACCGCCCGGGCATCGTGCACGCCATCGCGGGCGCGATCGTCGAGGCCGGCGGCGACATCACCGAGTCGCAGCAGTTCTCGAGCGCCGACACGGGCCGGTTCTTCATGCGGCTGCAGATCCAGAGCGCGGCCGACGACGACCGGCTGGCCGACGCGCTCGCCGCCGTGGTCGAGCGCTACGACGCCACGTGGCACCTCGACGAGGTGGGCCGGCCGCTGCGCACGCTCGTGCTGGGATCCACCGCCGAGCACTGCGTGAACGACCTGCTCTTCCGGCAGCGCGCGGGCCAGCTGCCCGTCGAGATCCCGCTGGTGCTCAGCAACCACGGGAGGCTGGCCGACCTCGCGGGCTTCTACGGCGTGCCCTTCGAGCACGTGCCCGTCACCGACGACGCGTCGAAGCGGGCGTTCGAGGACCGCGTGATCCGCGCGGTCGAGGAGCACGACATCGAGCTGGTGGTGCTCGCGCGCTACATGCAGATCCTCTCCCCCGAGCTGTGCGCGCGCCTCAGCGGCCGGATCATCAACATCCACCACTCCTTCCTGCCCGGCTTCAAGGGCGCGAACCCCTACAAGCAGGCGCACGCACGCGGCGTGAAGCTCATCGGCGCGACCGCCCACTTCGTCACGAGCGACCTCGACGAGGGCCCGATCGTGGAGCAGAACGTCGTGCGGGTCGACCACTCGCGCAGCGCGCGCGAGCTCATGGCGATCGGGCAGGACGAGGAGTCGCGCACCCTCACGCAGGCCGTGCGCTGGTTCGCGGAGCACCGCGTGCTGCTCGACGGCGCGCGGACGATCATCTTCCGCTGA
- a CDS encoding MFS transporter, whose protein sequence is MTNTSPIFLPDLERAERSGRRPRPGADPSFRFPWVGILTLAACVFLSVTSEMLPTGLLSEMSGDLGVEESRVGLLVSVFAVAVVVSSAPLAALTRRVPRHALLLAVLAVFATSNLLTAIAPTFELVTATRVLGGLAHGLFWAVVGAYSAHLVPPALIGRAVALTVGGGSLAFVLGVPLGTAAGQTFGWRAAFAGIGVLTLLGILLVWRFLPAVGRPEREAPVGVPAGGRVGLRQRMAGQGLGGVLLVCLTAMVIMIGHYGLYTYVDPFVARVMRIPEQQLSAMLFGYGIAGGVGLLVAGTVFASRPQLGVLAGLAAAAGVSALAFVPGLWAVAIPAFLLWGLAFGAIPTLLQTRMLHAAHPSFRDTASSFYTTAFNVGIGGGALVGGALLDGFGIAALPGAFLAVMAVSVVLVVGSAGRAARGRAAAARSAG, encoded by the coding sequence ATGACGAACACCTCCCCCATATTCCTGCCCGACCTCGAGCGCGCCGAGCGCTCGGGCCGCCGCCCGCGGCCCGGTGCCGACCCGTCGTTCCGCTTCCCCTGGGTCGGCATCCTCACGCTCGCCGCGTGCGTGTTCCTCAGCGTCACGAGCGAGATGCTGCCCACGGGCCTCCTCAGCGAGATGAGCGGCGACCTCGGCGTGGAGGAGTCGCGCGTCGGCCTCCTCGTCTCGGTCTTCGCGGTCGCGGTGGTCGTCTCGAGCGCGCCGCTCGCGGCCCTCACCCGTCGGGTCCCGCGGCACGCGCTGCTGCTCGCGGTGCTGGCCGTCTTCGCGACGAGCAACCTCCTCACGGCGATCGCGCCCACCTTCGAGCTCGTCACCGCGACGCGCGTGCTCGGCGGCCTGGCGCACGGCCTGTTCTGGGCGGTCGTCGGCGCGTACTCCGCGCACCTCGTGCCGCCCGCGCTCATCGGCCGGGCGGTCGCGCTCACGGTCGGCGGCGGCAGCCTCGCGTTCGTGCTCGGCGTGCCGCTCGGCACCGCGGCCGGGCAGACGTTCGGCTGGCGGGCGGCGTTCGCGGGGATCGGCGTGCTCACGCTCCTGGGGATCCTGCTCGTGTGGCGGTTCCTGCCCGCGGTCGGGCGGCCCGAGCGGGAGGCGCCCGTCGGCGTGCCCGCGGGCGGTCGCGTCGGCCTGCGGCAGCGCATGGCCGGGCAGGGCCTCGGCGGCGTGCTGCTCGTGTGCCTCACGGCGATGGTCATCATGATCGGCCACTACGGCCTGTACACGTACGTCGACCCGTTCGTCGCGCGCGTGATGCGGATCCCCGAGCAGCAGCTCAGCGCCATGCTCTTCGGCTACGGGATCGCCGGCGGGGTCGGGCTCCTCGTCGCGGGCACCGTGTTCGCGAGCCGCCCGCAGCTGGGGGTGCTCGCGGGGCTCGCGGCGGCGGCGGGCGTCAGCGCGCTCGCGTTCGTGCCCGGCCTCTGGGCCGTCGCGATCCCCGCCTTCCTCCTCTGGGGCCTGGCGTTCGGCGCGATCCCGACCCTGCTCCAGACGCGCATGCTGCACGCCGCGCACCCGTCGTTCCGCGACACGGCCAGCTCGTTCTACACGACCGCCTTCAACGTGGGCATCGGCGGGGGCGCGCTCGTGGGCGGAGCGCTGCTCGACGGGTTCGGCATCGCTGCCCTGCCGGGGGCGTTCCTCGCGGTCATGGCGGTGTCGGTCGTGCTCGTCGTGGGATCCGCGGGCCGCGCCGCCCGGGGTCGCGCGGCCGCGGCGCGCTCCGCCGGCTGA